Proteins from one Bombus affinis isolate iyBomAffi1 chromosome 1, iyBomAffi1.2, whole genome shotgun sequence genomic window:
- the LOC126914365 gene encoding uncharacterized protein LOC126914365 isoform X1, whose translation MEGGDGPSAISSNPTVIKAAQEEMGRLDVLVCGQCHSVFHFIEEFQEHRTKEGACTQVSHFRENSNNEQKAQVWAFLLWKDSQIQQESSDRDSTNSWKLYQKWCKMDTHIRDSWIAAGKTIQTFTKISNAKMQDVPRQNQITTNAEGKPIVVRKVIRNGQPEDDGKKDNKTSETKNQKSNESFEEVEKKEKPKLRPTIKLKTKSNKAGDDDSSDEEYVVEKILAKRFNPKKRCSEYLLKWEGFGHEHNRWEPAEHVATCKHLLEEFERNLAKKKELKAAQQQATAKTAGRGAHPAQKTIIKAEAKPGPSTAGQVGRPMRSSKSKAMDQVKQWCGSMKDEDNDLLGKRKMDYSESDSEDGGSSAAKRTKGDTGSDDDWTGESEEEKLLGRSDMIQRAFNRANAQSNGSNRASGSSTDLATSLGLQSPEGAKSNQPPVLVANAKGVVKVDPKQMPNLTSGVYVMSRKDGIIKLDSSPSGKLAVKGSPTTQGVLMVQNRDNTNVVRKQVISASQSNSVTPVKVVSKMDGSQVVTQMKVVSKPVTSKAGGTQKTEPIKIQPKPDPTQLPQIHVVTAVPAPITLQPRISTGIRPGPVTGQRSADGRPLLPRPPLRATTPTSVLGIGSTIRTPVRAPAPKQVQSQQTRQVLQKRTTAVTTQSNSVSPGNVTQVRPKFTVLSPQPKQVVKSGTSPVQQAKQSPKTVVGKPQSLLSPQQKLLMAKRKAQEAAGIIKPGGRGLLAAARVTAGRGRGKLAETPATATPGNKLKESKLAEGDGLHMEFHEVGSEESSSDVEPELPPPEADTIATTEPDSPPRPFTLCPLTGRIIGPDGEPVEQPAEPEPELESTGTPLSTIKTTTTTSESIDVSATTTTTELVLPSLDSLTEGGGIMRVEMSPGGTTGTIVQTSEPAQINLTNVSVPAPDLPCLDDTAPAVATPATTTTTSLAEATPTSESSIAAGLTTATVTSTNTIAIASADVKTEEKIPEERKVTEDASNLVTITGEDGVVYQVAGQAEDGQTLLVTRDADGEQQCVYVTTEQQGDEGSVLTLDHAVAEAVAQLIPDQVNLASQFYVKEGGTEPTENPMVMSIMDNTNTADVTEGQEDGDGHGQVVAQVVQAEEPTPGGTRRVVLLLPDGNLMMTEVTEEQYAALGLGK comes from the exons ATGGAGGGTGGCGATGGCCCTTCGGCCATTAGTAGTAATCCAACTGTTATTAAAG CTGCACAAGAAGAGATGGGAAGATTAGATGTTCTTGTGTGTGGACAGTGCCATTCAGTTTTCCATTTTATTGAAGAATTCCAAGAGCATCGTACAAAAGAAGGCGCTTGCACCCAAGTTTCTCATTTTCGTGAAAATAGTAAT AATGAGCAAAAAGCACAAGTATGGGCTTTCCTTTTGTGGAAAGATTCACAAATCCAACAGGAAAGTTCAGATAGGGATTCAACAAACTCATGGAAACTGTATCAAAAATGGTGCAAAATGGATACACACATAAGAGATTCCTGGATTGCAGCTGGAAAAACTATACAAACGTTTACAAAAATTAGTAATGCAAAAATGCAGGATGTACCAAGGCAAAATCAAATAACCACTAATGCAGAAG GAAAGCCGATTGTAGTCCGTAAAGTAATTAGAAACGGACAACCGGAAGATGATGgtaaaaaagataataaaacaTCTGAAACAAAGAATCAAAAAAGTAATGAATCTTTCGAGGaagtagaaaagaaagaaaaaccaaAATTGAGACCGACAATAAAACTCAAG ACCAAATCAAATAAAGCTGGTGATGACGACTCAAGCGATGAAGAGTACGTAGTAGAAAAAATCTTAGCGAAACGGTTTAACCCGAAAAAAAGATGTTCGGAATATCTATTAAAATGGGAAGGTTTTGGACA TGAACATAATAGATGGGAGCCTGCTGAGCATGTAGCTACGTGTAAACATTTATTAGAAGAATTTGAAAGAAATCTtgctaaaaaaaaagaattgaaaGCAGCTCAACAGCAGGCTACTGCTAAGACAGCAGGTCGAGGTGCTCATCCTGCACAAAAAACAATTATAAAAGCTGAAGCCAAACCTGGACCAAGTACCGCAGGTCAAGTAGG ACGACCTATGCGGTCAAGTAAATCAAAAGCAATGGATCAAGTGAAGCAGTGGTGCGGTTCTATGAAAGACGAAGACAATGACC TATTAGGGAAAAGAAAGATGGATTATTCCGAGAGTGATTCCGAGGATGGTGGTAGCAGCGCTGCCAAACGAACTAAAGGCGACACAGGTAGTGACGACGACTGGACTGGAGAGTCTGAAGAAGAAAAATTGTTGGGTCGAAGTGATATGATTCAACGCGCATTTAATCGTGCCAATGCGCAATCAAACGGGTCTAACAGAGCAAGTGGTTCGTCTACAGATCTTGCGACTTCATTGGGACTTCAATCTCCCGAAGGAGCAAAATCTAACCAACCACCAGTCTTAGTTGCGAATGCCAAAGGAGTTGTTAAAGTTGACCCGAAGCAAATGCCAAATTTAACATCTGGCGTTTACGTAATGTCACGGAAAGATGGCATCATCAAGTTGGACTCGTCCCCTAGCGGAAAATTGGCTGTAAAAGGTTCACCAACCACACAAGGTGTTTTGATGGTTCAAAATCGAGATAATACTAACGTAGTAAGGAAGCAAGTAATATCCGCATCGCAATCGAATTCTGTAACACCGGTAAAAGTGGTTTCTAAAATGGATGGAAGTCAAGTAGTAACGCAGATGAAAGTAGTTTCTAAGCCTGTTACGAGTAAAGCAGGAGGTACACAGAAAACAGAACCTATAAAGATCCAGCCGAAACCAGATCCGACACAGTTACCGCAGATACATGTCGTGACCGCGGTGCCGGCTCCCATAACTTTGCAGCCAAGAATAAGTACAGGAATACGTCCTGGACCTGTTACAGGCCAACGCAGTGCGGACGGTCGACCTTTGTTACCCAGACCTCCACTGCGTGCGACGACACCAACTAGCGTACTTGGAATTGGGTCAACCATTCGCACACCTGTTAGGGCGCCAGCCCCGAAACAAGTTCAGTCCCAGCAAACACGCCAGGTACTACAAAAACGTACGACGGCTGTAACTACGCAAAGTAACTCGGTGAGTCCTGGAAATGTTACTCAAGTTAGACCAAAGTTTACGGTGCTTAGCCCACAGCCGAAGCAAGTGGTAAAGTCTGGAACTAGTCCTGTGCAACAGGCTAAACAGTCTCCGAAAACAGTAGTTGGTAAGCCACAGTCATTATTATCACCGCAGCAAAAGTTATTAATGGCAAAAAGGAAAGCTCAAGAAGCAGCGGGTATCATTAAACCAGGTGGTCGCGGCCTTCTAGCAGCTGCTCGTGTTACCGCCGGTCGAGGCAGAGGGAAATTGGCTGAAACACCAGCGACGGCCACTCCAGGAAACAAACTGAAAGAAAGTAAATTGGCGGAAGGTGATGGACTTCATATGGAGTTCCACGAGGTAGGCTCCGAAGAAAGTAGCAGCGATGTTGAACCGGAACTTCCACCTCCTGAAGCTGATACCATTGCCACTACGGAGCCTGATAGTCCACCTAGGCCGTTTACTCTTTGTCCACTGACAGGCCGTATCATTGGACCGGATGGTGAACCCGTCGAACAACCGGCTGAACCAGAACCTGAACTTGAATCTACGGGAACTCCGTTGTCCACCATTAAAACCACTACAACTACATCAGAGAGTATAGACGTCTCCGCTACAACCACCACTACAGAATTGGTTCTACCTTCTCTTGATTCTCTTACAGAGGGTGGTGGAATAATGAGAGTCGAAATGAGTCCCGGTGGAACGACAGGAACGATCGTTCAGACTAGCGAGCCAGCGCAAATCAATTTGACGAATGTATCTGTTCCTGCACCAGATCTTCCTTGTTTGGATGATACAGCTCCTGCCGTGGCCACACCAGCCACAACCACGACAACATCGTTAGCAGAAGCGACACCAACTAGTGAATCCTCTATTGCAGCAGGATTAACCACAGCCACTGTTACCTCGACTAACACAATAGCAATCGCGTCTGCCGATGTAAAAACTGAAGAAAAAATACCGGAAGAGAGGAAGGTAACCGAAGATGCATCAAATTTGGTAACAATAACTGGAGAGGATGGTGTTGTTTATCAAGTGGCTGGTCAAGCTGAGGATGGTCAGACATTATTGGTAACTCGAGATGCCGATGGCGAGCAACAATGTGTATATGTTACCACAGAGCAACAAGGAGATGAAGGCTCTGTTTTAACGTTAGATCACGCTGTGGCGGAAGCTGTAGCTCAATTAATACCTGATCAAGTAAATCTGGCTTCGCAGTTCTATGTAAAAGAAGGTGGTACAGAACCTACTGAAAATCCAATGGTAATGTCTATCATGGACAACACGAATACGGCGGATGTGACGGAGGGACAAGAAGATGGTGATGGCCATGGCCAAGTTGTAGCTCAAGTCGTACAAGCGGAAGAACCTACTCCAG GTGGAACCAGAAGAGTAGTCTTACTCTTACCTGATGGAAATCTAATGATGACAGAAGTAACGGAAGAGCAGTATGCTGCGCTCGGACTCGGCAAGTGA
- the LOC126914841 gene encoding uncharacterized protein LOC126914841 codes for MSLIQMEDNDSKTYTQSVQRKLENTVQYRNDNWKMSYGFINTTQENVVLQQRSTYLLCTYKNRLQNACPADIKLLKRSVQEDLKLKYDELKSKDVDFEECEADLDIHPSELAIDPPKVKIWDEYRKLIELSKQRPESKLKQPLIHVTSLPKLYVNKSYSKVRSGLNNRVKRSILRSDTQRSILVANTNYVQFRNFKLKKMYKVRLD; via the exons atgaGTCTTATCCAGATGGAAGATAATGATAGCAAAACATATACTCAATCTGTCCAAAGAAAACTTGAAAATACGGTACAATACAGAAATGATAATTGGAAAATGTCATATGGTTTTATTAATACTACTCAAGAAAACGTGGTTTTGCAACAAAGATCGACCTATCTGCTCTGT ACCTACAAAAATAGGTTACAAAATGCTTGTCCAGCTGACATTAAACTGCTGAAACGTAGCGTTCAGGAAGACTTAAAACTAAAATATGACGAGTTAAAATCTAAAGATGTTGATTTTGAAGAATGTGAAGCAGATTTAG ACATACATCCTAGTGAGTTAGCAATAGATCCACCAAAAGTGAAGATTTGGGACGAATACAGAAAACTGATAGAATTATCAAAACAAAGACCAGAATCAAAACTTAAGCAACCATTGATACACGTGACATCGTTACCAAAACTTTATGTCAATAa GTCTTACTCCAAGGTACGATCAGGTTTGAACAATCGAGTGAAAAGAAGTATACTAAGATCTGATACCCAAAGGAGTATATTAGTGGCCAACACGAATTACGTGCAATTTCGTAATTTTAAATTGAAAAAGATGTATAAGGTTCGTCTTGACTAA
- the LOC126914365 gene encoding uncharacterized protein LOC126914365 isoform X2, producing the protein MEGGDGPSAISSNPTVIKAAQEEMGRLDVLVCGQCHSVFHFIEEFQEHRTKEGACTQVSHFRENSNNEQKAQVWAFLLWKDSQIQQESSDRDSTNSWKLYQKWCKMDTHIRDSWIAAGKTIQTFTKISNAKMQDVPRQNQITTNAEGKPIVVRKVIRNGQPEDDGKKDNKTSETKNQKSNESFEEVEKKEKPKLRPTIKLKTKSNKAGDDDSSDEEYVVEKILAKRFNPKKRCSEYLLKWEGFGHEHNRWEPAEHVATCKHLLEEFERNLAKKKELKAAQQQATAKTAGRGAHPAQKTIIKAEAKPGPSTAGQVGRPMRSSKSKAMDQVKQWCGSMKDEDNDLLGKRKMDYSESDSEDGGSSAAKRTKGDTGSDDDWTGESEEEKLLGRSDMIQRAFNRANAQSNGSNRASGSSTDLATSLGLQSPEGAKSNQPPVLVANAKGVVKVDPKQMPNLTSGVYVMSRKDGIIKLDSSPSGKLAVKGSPTTQGVLMVQNRDNTNVVRKQVISASQSNSVTPVKVVSKMDGSQVVTQMKVVSKPVTSKAGGTQKTEPIKIQPKPDPTQLPQIHVVTAVPAPITLQPRISTGIRPGPVTGQRSADGRPLLPRPPLRATTPTSVLGIGSTIRTPVRAPAPKQVQSQQTRQVLQKRTTAVTTQSNSVSPGNVTQVRPKFTVLSPQPKQVVKSGTSPVQQAKQSPKTVVGGRGLLAAARVTAGRGRGKLAETPATATPGNKLKESKLAEGDGLHMEFHEVGSEESSSDVEPELPPPEADTIATTEPDSPPRPFTLCPLTGRIIGPDGEPVEQPAEPEPELESTGTPLSTIKTTTTTSESIDVSATTTTTELVLPSLDSLTEGGGIMRVEMSPGGTTGTIVQTSEPAQINLTNVSVPAPDLPCLDDTAPAVATPATTTTTSLAEATPTSESSIAAGLTTATVTSTNTIAIASADVKTEEKIPEERKVTEDASNLVTITGEDGVVYQVAGQAEDGQTLLVTRDADGEQQCVYVTTEQQGDEGSVLTLDHAVAEAVAQLIPDQVNLASQFYVKEGGTEPTENPMVMSIMDNTNTADVTEGQEDGDGHGQVVAQVVQAEEPTPGGTRRVVLLLPDGNLMMTEVTEEQYAALGLGK; encoded by the exons ATGGAGGGTGGCGATGGCCCTTCGGCCATTAGTAGTAATCCAACTGTTATTAAAG CTGCACAAGAAGAGATGGGAAGATTAGATGTTCTTGTGTGTGGACAGTGCCATTCAGTTTTCCATTTTATTGAAGAATTCCAAGAGCATCGTACAAAAGAAGGCGCTTGCACCCAAGTTTCTCATTTTCGTGAAAATAGTAAT AATGAGCAAAAAGCACAAGTATGGGCTTTCCTTTTGTGGAAAGATTCACAAATCCAACAGGAAAGTTCAGATAGGGATTCAACAAACTCATGGAAACTGTATCAAAAATGGTGCAAAATGGATACACACATAAGAGATTCCTGGATTGCAGCTGGAAAAACTATACAAACGTTTACAAAAATTAGTAATGCAAAAATGCAGGATGTACCAAGGCAAAATCAAATAACCACTAATGCAGAAG GAAAGCCGATTGTAGTCCGTAAAGTAATTAGAAACGGACAACCGGAAGATGATGgtaaaaaagataataaaacaTCTGAAACAAAGAATCAAAAAAGTAATGAATCTTTCGAGGaagtagaaaagaaagaaaaaccaaAATTGAGACCGACAATAAAACTCAAG ACCAAATCAAATAAAGCTGGTGATGACGACTCAAGCGATGAAGAGTACGTAGTAGAAAAAATCTTAGCGAAACGGTTTAACCCGAAAAAAAGATGTTCGGAATATCTATTAAAATGGGAAGGTTTTGGACA TGAACATAATAGATGGGAGCCTGCTGAGCATGTAGCTACGTGTAAACATTTATTAGAAGAATTTGAAAGAAATCTtgctaaaaaaaaagaattgaaaGCAGCTCAACAGCAGGCTACTGCTAAGACAGCAGGTCGAGGTGCTCATCCTGCACAAAAAACAATTATAAAAGCTGAAGCCAAACCTGGACCAAGTACCGCAGGTCAAGTAGG ACGACCTATGCGGTCAAGTAAATCAAAAGCAATGGATCAAGTGAAGCAGTGGTGCGGTTCTATGAAAGACGAAGACAATGACC TATTAGGGAAAAGAAAGATGGATTATTCCGAGAGTGATTCCGAGGATGGTGGTAGCAGCGCTGCCAAACGAACTAAAGGCGACACAGGTAGTGACGACGACTGGACTGGAGAGTCTGAAGAAGAAAAATTGTTGGGTCGAAGTGATATGATTCAACGCGCATTTAATCGTGCCAATGCGCAATCAAACGGGTCTAACAGAGCAAGTGGTTCGTCTACAGATCTTGCGACTTCATTGGGACTTCAATCTCCCGAAGGAGCAAAATCTAACCAACCACCAGTCTTAGTTGCGAATGCCAAAGGAGTTGTTAAAGTTGACCCGAAGCAAATGCCAAATTTAACATCTGGCGTTTACGTAATGTCACGGAAAGATGGCATCATCAAGTTGGACTCGTCCCCTAGCGGAAAATTGGCTGTAAAAGGTTCACCAACCACACAAGGTGTTTTGATGGTTCAAAATCGAGATAATACTAACGTAGTAAGGAAGCAAGTAATATCCGCATCGCAATCGAATTCTGTAACACCGGTAAAAGTGGTTTCTAAAATGGATGGAAGTCAAGTAGTAACGCAGATGAAAGTAGTTTCTAAGCCTGTTACGAGTAAAGCAGGAGGTACACAGAAAACAGAACCTATAAAGATCCAGCCGAAACCAGATCCGACACAGTTACCGCAGATACATGTCGTGACCGCGGTGCCGGCTCCCATAACTTTGCAGCCAAGAATAAGTACAGGAATACGTCCTGGACCTGTTACAGGCCAACGCAGTGCGGACGGTCGACCTTTGTTACCCAGACCTCCACTGCGTGCGACGACACCAACTAGCGTACTTGGAATTGGGTCAACCATTCGCACACCTGTTAGGGCGCCAGCCCCGAAACAAGTTCAGTCCCAGCAAACACGCCAGGTACTACAAAAACGTACGACGGCTGTAACTACGCAAAGTAACTCGGTGAGTCCTGGAAATGTTACTCAAGTTAGACCAAAGTTTACGGTGCTTAGCCCACAGCCGAAGCAAGTGGTAAAGTCTGGAACTAGTCCTGTGCAACAGGCTAAACAGTCTCCGAAAACAGTAGTTG GTGGTCGCGGCCTTCTAGCAGCTGCTCGTGTTACCGCCGGTCGAGGCAGAGGGAAATTGGCTGAAACACCAGCGACGGCCACTCCAGGAAACAAACTGAAAGAAAGTAAATTGGCGGAAGGTGATGGACTTCATATGGAGTTCCACGAGGTAGGCTCCGAAGAAAGTAGCAGCGATGTTGAACCGGAACTTCCACCTCCTGAAGCTGATACCATTGCCACTACGGAGCCTGATAGTCCACCTAGGCCGTTTACTCTTTGTCCACTGACAGGCCGTATCATTGGACCGGATGGTGAACCCGTCGAACAACCGGCTGAACCAGAACCTGAACTTGAATCTACGGGAACTCCGTTGTCCACCATTAAAACCACTACAACTACATCAGAGAGTATAGACGTCTCCGCTACAACCACCACTACAGAATTGGTTCTACCTTCTCTTGATTCTCTTACAGAGGGTGGTGGAATAATGAGAGTCGAAATGAGTCCCGGTGGAACGACAGGAACGATCGTTCAGACTAGCGAGCCAGCGCAAATCAATTTGACGAATGTATCTGTTCCTGCACCAGATCTTCCTTGTTTGGATGATACAGCTCCTGCCGTGGCCACACCAGCCACAACCACGACAACATCGTTAGCAGAAGCGACACCAACTAGTGAATCCTCTATTGCAGCAGGATTAACCACAGCCACTGTTACCTCGACTAACACAATAGCAATCGCGTCTGCCGATGTAAAAACTGAAGAAAAAATACCGGAAGAGAGGAAGGTAACCGAAGATGCATCAAATTTGGTAACAATAACTGGAGAGGATGGTGTTGTTTATCAAGTGGCTGGTCAAGCTGAGGATGGTCAGACATTATTGGTAACTCGAGATGCCGATGGCGAGCAACAATGTGTATATGTTACCACAGAGCAACAAGGAGATGAAGGCTCTGTTTTAACGTTAGATCACGCTGTGGCGGAAGCTGTAGCTCAATTAATACCTGATCAAGTAAATCTGGCTTCGCAGTTCTATGTAAAAGAAGGTGGTACAGAACCTACTGAAAATCCAATGGTAATGTCTATCATGGACAACACGAATACGGCGGATGTGACGGAGGGACAAGAAGATGGTGATGGCCATGGCCAAGTTGTAGCTCAAGTCGTACAAGCGGAAGAACCTACTCCAG GTGGAACCAGAAGAGTAGTCTTACTCTTACCTGATGGAAATCTAATGATGACAGAAGTAACGGAAGAGCAGTATGCTGCGCTCGGACTCGGCAAGTGA